From Anopheles darlingi chromosome 2, idAnoDarlMG_H_01, whole genome shotgun sequence, the proteins below share one genomic window:
- the LOC125950842 gene encoding serine palmitoyltransferase 2, giving the protein MSRAETVCNGITREPQVRNGKTLPKRNGFSKKLDDSTHSKSSYEQVPLHTACFTYLGFYLLMILGYINQVFFTPKVATEKHRDGYVPLYDAFEKFYLRYVYRRVKDCWNRPICSVPGSEVVLKDRITRDYGWSFEFTGTETKCLNLGSYNYLGFAQNEGPCADDSEKCIESYGLAACSPRRELGTNPLHNELESLTAKFLGVEDAIVFGMGFATNSLNIPTLITPGCLVVSDEKNHASIILGLRLSGATPKVFKHNNMKDLERVLRDSIIAGQPGSGKPWKKILIIVEGVFSMEGSIVKLPEIIALKKKYKAYVYLDEAHSIGATGPTGRGVVEYYGVDPKDVDILMGTFTKSFGSAGGYIAGNKKLINFLRVHSHAHCYASSMSPPVTQQILTSMKIILGMDGTSEGKNRIDQLARNTRYFRKRLAQIGVITYGHEDSPVVPMLVYLFSKIGAVVRTLTSRNIAVVGVGFPATPIMEGRIRFCLSAAHTKEQLDYALSVINDISDTLGLKYSRKPKNLQPIEY; this is encoded by the exons ATGTCGAGGGCAGAAACGGTTTGCAACGGAATTACTAGGGAGCCGCAGGTCCGGAACGGAAAAACCTTGCCGAAAAGG AATGGATTCTCCAAGAAGCTGGACGATTCCACACATTCCAAGTCATCCTACGAACAGGTGCCGCTGCACACCGCATGTTTCACCTATCTCGGATTTTATCTCCTCATGATATTGG GATACATCAACCAAGTATTCTTCACTCCCAAGGTGGCCACCGAGAAGCACCGCGAT GGCTACGTTCCGCTGTACGATGcatttgaaaagttttaccTCCGTTACGTGTACAGACGAGTGAAGGATTGCTGGAATCGTCCCATTTGCAGTGTTCCCGGGTCGGAGGTGGTGCTGAAGGATAGAATAACCAGAGACTACGGCTGGTCCTTTGA ATTTACGGGAACTGAAACGAAATGCTTGAACCTGGGATCGTACAACTACCTAGGATTCGCGCAAAACGAAGGACCTTGTGCCGACGATTCAGAAAAGTGCATCGAATCGTATGGACTGGCAGCGTGCAGCCCTCGGCGAGAATTAG GAACCAACCCATTGCATAACGAACTGGAATCGTTGACGGCCAAGTTTCTGGGAGTAGAGGATGCAATCGTTTTCGGGATGGGCTTTGCAACGAATTCACTCAACATTCCAACGCTCATTACGCCCGGCTGTTTGGTGGTTAGTGACGAGAAAAACCATGCTTCAATCATTCTGGGTCTGCGGTTATCGGGTGCTACGCCAAAGGTGTTCAAGCACAACAACATGAAGGATTTGGAGCGAGTACTTCGCGATTCGATCATTGCCGGACAGCCGGGCTCGGGAAAACCCTGGAAGAAGATACTGATCATCGTCGAGGGAGTGTTTAGCATGGAAGGATCGATCGTGAAGCTGCCCGAGATCATTGCACTGAAGAAAAAGTACAAAGCGTACGTCTATCTAGACGAAGCGCACAGTATCGGCGCCACCGGACCTACCGGGCGTGGTGTGGTCGAATACTATGGTGTCGACCCGAAGGATGTGGACATCCTGATGGGCACATTTACCAAGAGTTTCGGTTCCGCCGGTGGCTATATCGCTGGCAATAAG AAACTTATAAATTTCCTAAGAGTTCATAGTCACGCACACTGTTACGCAAGTTCCATGTCCCCTCCAGTAACGCAGCAAATTTTGACCTCGATGAAGATCATCCTTGGCATGGACGGAACGTCGGAAGGCAAAAACCGGATCGACCAACTGGCACGCAACACGCGTTACTTCCGTAAACGATTGGCCCAGATCGGTGTTATCACATATGGCCATGAAGATTCCCCGGTTGTGCCTATGTTGGTTTATCTGTTTTCCAAGATTGG AGCCGTTGTTCGAACGTTGACCTCCCGGAACATTGCCGTAGTCGGAGTTGGCTTTCCAGCGACCCCAATCATGGAGGGCCGCATACGGTTTTGTCTATCGGCCGCACACACCAAAGAGCAGCTCGACTATGCACTCTCTGTTATCAACGATATCAGTGACACGCTGGGATTGAAGTATTCGCGAAAGCCAAAAAATCTGCAACCGATAGAGTATTAA
- the LOC125950843 gene encoding reticulon-3 isoform X1, protein MQSLVMDNFQDKSENSLLDLSFESIGTTVKTNSILDSNFADAEKLEATSVVPSFPSELDLDPKAKDSEIFDECIPIVQSSYSREEQNKEDEPFAVVDKIPVEPAVDAFKNSHNSSALVHEKDDDDDDDVVESDYMNPYVSIRHDKEKTAVAAEPATESAAAAAAAPISVPTTFTSVAPPEEPLPTAEVEKPAAAPIPSTNTVVTTAVADAPAAAPAAKECIEIEQMFKDYGLDAWFNPAKLHPKVESLIYWRDVKKSGVVFGGGLALLLAMSLFSLISVFSYLSLLLLFGTISFRIYKNVLQAVQKTAEGHPFKEYLDLDLTLSQEKVQQLATVAVAHVNALLTGLRRLFLVEDLVDSIKFGVLLYWLTYVGAIFNGITCVMIGFVALFTLPKVYENNKQSVDTHIELVRSKIQEITEKVKAAVPLGKKTETEKTK, encoded by the exons ATGCAAAGTTTAGTCATGGACAACTTCCAGGATAAGTCGGAAAATTCCCTGCTCGATCTGAGTTTCGAAAGCATCGGCACGACCGTGAAAACAAACTCCATCCTCGATAGTAACTTTGCCGATGCGGAAAAACTGGAAGCTACTAGCGTAGTTCCATCGTTCCCCAGCGAGTTGGACCTGGATCCCAAGGCGAAGGATAGTGAAATTTTCGACGAATGCATACCAATAGTGCAGAGTAGCTACAGCAGAGAGGAGCAGAATAAAGAGGACGAACCGTTCGCCGTAGTAGATAAGATCCCTGTGGAGCCCGCAGTGGATGCGTTTAAAAATTCGCACAACTCCTCGGCACTCGTCCacgagaaggatgatgatgacgacgacgacgtggtcGAAAGTGACTACATGAATCCGTATGTGAGCATCAGGCATGATAAGGAGAAAACAGCCGTAGCTGCTGAGCCAGCAACAGAAtcagctgctgcggctgcggcggctcCCATTTCCGTACCTACAACGTTCACAAGTGTTGCTCCACCAGAGGAGCCTTTGCCAACGGCTGAAGTGGAAAAGCCCGCTGCAGCACCGATTCCGTCGACCAATACTGTAGTGACTACGGCCGTGGCcgatgcaccagcagcagctccagcggCCAAAGAAtgcatcgagatcgagcaaaTGTTTAAGGACTACGGACTCG ATGCCTGGTTCAATCCAGCGAAACTACACCCAAAAG TGGAATCTCTAATCTATTGGCGAGATGTTAAGAAATCTGGAGTGGTTTTCGGGGGCGGTCTGGCCCTGCTCCTTGCCATGTCCCTGTTCTCGCTGATCAGCGTGTTTTCGTACttatccttgctgctgctctttggAACCATATCGTTTAGGATCTACAAAAATGTCCTGCAAGCTGTCCAGAAAACCGCCGAGGGTCATCCGTTCAA AGAATACCTCGATTTGGATCTTACGCTGTCCCAGGagaaggtgcagcagctggctACTGTCGCCGTGGCACACGTGAACGCTCTCTTGACTGGACTGCGACGCCTGTTCCTGGTGGAGGATCTGGTCGACTCGATCAAGTTTGGTGTTTTGCTGTACTGGCTGACTTATGTCGGGGCAATCTTCAACGGCATTACCTGCGTTATGATCG GATTCGTAGCATTGTTCACATTGCCAAAGGTGTATGAAAACAACAAGCAGTCCGTCGACACTCACATAGAGCTCGTTCGAAGCAAAATCCAGGAGATCACCGAAAA GGTTAAGGCTGCCGTGCCGCTGGGCAAgaagaccgaaaccgagaaaaCTAAGTAA
- the LOC125950843 gene encoding reticulon-3-A isoform X3 yields the protein MNGLEGGCKSSPLFICSVINPYAWFNPAKLHPKVESLIYWRDVKKSGVVFGGGLALLLAMSLFSLISVFSYLSLLLLFGTISFRIYKNVLQAVQKTAEGHPFKEYLDLDLTLSQEKVQQLATVAVAHVNALLTGLRRLFLVEDLVDSIKFGVLLYWLTYVGAIFNGITCVMIGFVALFTLPKVYENNKQSVDTHIELVRSKIQEITEKVKAAVPLGKKTETEKTK from the exons ATGAACGGATTAGAAGGAGGCTGCAAATCATCTCCGCTTTTCATTTGTAGTGTGATTAATCCAT ATGCCTGGTTCAATCCAGCGAAACTACACCCAAAAG TGGAATCTCTAATCTATTGGCGAGATGTTAAGAAATCTGGAGTGGTTTTCGGGGGCGGTCTGGCCCTGCTCCTTGCCATGTCCCTGTTCTCGCTGATCAGCGTGTTTTCGTACttatccttgctgctgctctttggAACCATATCGTTTAGGATCTACAAAAATGTCCTGCAAGCTGTCCAGAAAACCGCCGAGGGTCATCCGTTCAA AGAATACCTCGATTTGGATCTTACGCTGTCCCAGGagaaggtgcagcagctggctACTGTCGCCGTGGCACACGTGAACGCTCTCTTGACTGGACTGCGACGCCTGTTCCTGGTGGAGGATCTGGTCGACTCGATCAAGTTTGGTGTTTTGCTGTACTGGCTGACTTATGTCGGGGCAATCTTCAACGGCATTACCTGCGTTATGATCG GATTCGTAGCATTGTTCACATTGCCAAAGGTGTATGAAAACAACAAGCAGTCCGTCGACACTCACATAGAGCTCGTTCGAAGCAAAATCCAGGAGATCACCGAAAA GGTTAAGGCTGCCGTGCCGCTGGGCAAgaagaccgaaaccgagaaaaCTAAGTAA
- the LOC125950843 gene encoding reticulon-3-A isoform X4: MAASLCDLKILEASDFTKEGLESLIYWRDVKKSGVVFGGGLALLLAMSLFSLISVFSYLSLLLLFGTISFRIYKNVLQAVQKTAEGHPFKEYLDLDLTLSQEKVQQLATVAVAHVNALLTGLRRLFLVEDLVDSIKFGVLLYWLTYVGAIFNGITCVMIGFVALFTLPKVYENNKQSVDTHIELVRSKIQEITEKVKAAVPLGKKTETEKTK; the protein is encoded by the exons ATGGCCGCTTCGTTGTGTGATTTGAAGATTTTGGAAGCTTCGGATTTCACCAAAGAAGGAT TGGAATCTCTAATCTATTGGCGAGATGTTAAGAAATCTGGAGTGGTTTTCGGGGGCGGTCTGGCCCTGCTCCTTGCCATGTCCCTGTTCTCGCTGATCAGCGTGTTTTCGTACttatccttgctgctgctctttggAACCATATCGTTTAGGATCTACAAAAATGTCCTGCAAGCTGTCCAGAAAACCGCCGAGGGTCATCCGTTCAA AGAATACCTCGATTTGGATCTTACGCTGTCCCAGGagaaggtgcagcagctggctACTGTCGCCGTGGCACACGTGAACGCTCTCTTGACTGGACTGCGACGCCTGTTCCTGGTGGAGGATCTGGTCGACTCGATCAAGTTTGGTGTTTTGCTGTACTGGCTGACTTATGTCGGGGCAATCTTCAACGGCATTACCTGCGTTATGATCG GATTCGTAGCATTGTTCACATTGCCAAAGGTGTATGAAAACAACAAGCAGTCCGTCGACACTCACATAGAGCTCGTTCGAAGCAAAATCCAGGAGATCACCGAAAA GGTTAAGGCTGCCGTGCCGCTGGGCAAgaagaccgaaaccgagaaaaCTAAGTAA
- the LOC125950843 gene encoding reticulon-3-A isoform X2, giving the protein MRTKGGGDRLQRTAREAEEASPFKQLPQTQQPAAKSCISVPTERVFETPDKMVKRQNSRYSNGNGNYNHVELPPRGPVESLIYWRDVKKSGVVFGGGLALLLAMSLFSLISVFSYLSLLLLFGTISFRIYKNVLQAVQKTAEGHPFKEYLDLDLTLSQEKVQQLATVAVAHVNALLTGLRRLFLVEDLVDSIKFGVLLYWLTYVGAIFNGITCVMIGFVALFTLPKVYENNKQSVDTHIELVRSKIQEITEKVKAAVPLGKKTETEKTK; this is encoded by the exons ATGCGtacgaagggggggggggacaggcTCCAAAGAACAGcgcgagaagcagaagaagcctCGCCATTCAAACAGCTACCACAGACTCAGCAACCCGCCGCGAAGTCTTGTATCTCCGTGCCCACCGAACGCGTCTTCGAAACTCCCGACAAGATGGTTAAGCGACAGAATTCCCGCTACTCAAATGGGAATGGAAATTATAATCACGTAGAACTTCCTCCCCGTGGGCCAG TGGAATCTCTAATCTATTGGCGAGATGTTAAGAAATCTGGAGTGGTTTTCGGGGGCGGTCTGGCCCTGCTCCTTGCCATGTCCCTGTTCTCGCTGATCAGCGTGTTTTCGTACttatccttgctgctgctctttggAACCATATCGTTTAGGATCTACAAAAATGTCCTGCAAGCTGTCCAGAAAACCGCCGAGGGTCATCCGTTCAA AGAATACCTCGATTTGGATCTTACGCTGTCCCAGGagaaggtgcagcagctggctACTGTCGCCGTGGCACACGTGAACGCTCTCTTGACTGGACTGCGACGCCTGTTCCTGGTGGAGGATCTGGTCGACTCGATCAAGTTTGGTGTTTTGCTGTACTGGCTGACTTATGTCGGGGCAATCTTCAACGGCATTACCTGCGTTATGATCG GATTCGTAGCATTGTTCACATTGCCAAAGGTGTATGAAAACAACAAGCAGTCCGTCGACACTCACATAGAGCTCGTTCGAAGCAAAATCCAGGAGATCACCGAAAA GGTTAAGGCTGCCGTGCCGCTGGGCAAgaagaccgaaaccgagaaaaCTAAGTAA
- the LOC125950389 gene encoding glycogen phosphorylase: MSKPQSDVDKRKQISVRGIAQLEDVNEIKKDFNRHLHYTLVKDRNVATVRDYYFALAHTVKDHLVSRWIRTQQYYYERDPKRVYYLSLEYYMGRSLQNTMINLGIQTSCDEAMYQMGLDIEELEELEEDAGLGNGGLGRLAACFLDSMATLGMPAYGYGIRYEYGIFAQKIRNGEQVEEPDDWLRYGNPWEKARPEYMIPIHFYGRVIDTPEGKKWVDTQTVFAMPYDNPVPGYGNNVVNTLRLWSAKSPIDFNLKFFNDGDYIQAVLDRNLAENISRVLYPNDNFFEGKELRLKQEYFMCAATLQDIVRRYKASKFGSRDAVRTSFDDFPNKVAIQLNDTHPSLAIPELMRILIDDEKLSWEQAWGIVVRTCAYTNHTVLPEALERWPVSMLQSILPRHLEIIYHINFLHLQEVEKRFPGDCGRMRALSLVEEDGEKRINMANLSIVGSHAVNGVAAIHSEIIKKDIFKCFYELWPQKFQNKTNGITPRRWLLLCNPGLSDLIAEKIGDQWPVHLEQLQQLKQWAKDPTFQRAVARVKQENKLKLVQLLERDYGVKVNPASMFDIQVKRIHEYKRQLLNCLHIITLYNRIKRDPTANFTPRTIMIGGKAAPGYYIAKQIIKLICAVGNVVNNDPIVGDKLKVIFLENYRVTLAEKIMPAADLSEQISTAGTEASGTGNMKFQLNGALTIGTLDGANVEMAEEMGNENIFIFGMTVDEVEDLKCRGYNAYDYYNSNPDIKQCVDQIQSGFFSPGNPHEFQDLANVLLKYDRYYLFADYESYIKTQDRVSAIYQDQAKWLEMSINNIATSGKFSSDRTIAEYGREIWGIEPSWEKLPNPGSAK; this comes from the exons atgtcgAAGCCCCAGTCCGACGTAGATAAAAGGAAACAGATCAGCGTCCGTGGCATCGCTCAGCTGGAGGATGTGAACGAAATCAAGAAGGACTTCAATCGCCACCTGCACTACACGTTGGTTAAGGACAGAAATGTGGCCACCGTCCGCGATTACTACTTTGCACTGGCCCACACCGTCAAGGATCACCTCGTGTCCCGATGGATCCGCACCCAGCAGTACTACTACGAGAGGGATCCGAAG CGCGTGTACTACTTGTCCTTGGAGTACTACATGGGGCGATCGCTGCAAAACACCATGATCAACCTGGGCATCCAAACGTCGTGCGATGAGGCCATGTACCAGATGGGCCTGGACAtcgaggagctggaggagctggAAGAGGATGCCGGTCTGGGTAACGGTGGCTTGGGTCGCCTCGCCGCCTGTTTCCTTGATTCGATGGCCACGCTCGGAATGCCCGCTTATGGCTATG GCATTCGTTACGAGTACGGCATTTTCGCGCAAAAGATCCGCAATGGGGAACAGGTTGAGGAGCCCGACGATTGGCTGCGTTACGGTAACCCGTGGGAGAAGGCTCGCCCGGAGTACATGATTCCGATCCACTTCTACGGTCGCGTCATCGATACGCCGGAGGGCAAGAAGTGGGTCGACACGCAGACCGTGTTTGCCATGCCGTACGACAACCCGGTCCCCGGGTACGGTAACAATGTCGTGAACACGCTGCGCCTCTGGTCCGCCAAGTCACCGATCGATTTCAACCTGAAGTTCT TCAACGATGGTGACTACATTCAGGCCGTGTTGGATCGTAATCTGGCCGAGAACATCTCCCGGGTGCTCTATCCCAACGATAACTTCTTCGAGGGTAAGGAGCTGCGTCTGAAGCAGGAGTACTTCATGTGTGCCGCCACGCTCCAGGACATCGTGCGACGTTACAAGGCGTCCAAGTTTGGATCGCGCGATGCCGTGCGCACCTCGTTCGATGACTTCCCGAACAAGGTGGCGATCCAGCTGAACGATACCCACCCGTCGCTGGCCATCCCGGAGCTGATGCGCATCCTGATCGACGATGAGAAGTTGAGCTGGGAACAAGCCTGGGGCATCGTGGTACGCACCTGTGCCTACACCAACCACACGGTGCTGCCGGAGGCCCTCGAGCGCTGGCCCGTCTCGATGCTGCAGTCCATTCTGCCGCGCCATCTCGAGATCATTTACCATATAAACTTTTTGCATTTACAAGAAGTGGAGAAGCGGTTCCCGGGTGACTGTGGCCGTATGCGAGCACTGTCGCTGGTCGAGGAGGACGGCGAGAAGCGCATCAACATGGCGAACCTGTCGATCGTTGGTTCGCACGCGGTTAACGGTGTCGCGGCGATCCACTCCGAGATCATCAAGAAGGACATCTTCAAGTGCTTCTATGAGCTGTGGCCGCAAAAGTTCCAGAACAAAACGAACGGCATTACGCCCcgccgctggctgctgctgtgtaatCCCGGACTGTCCGATCTGATCGCCGAGAAGATCGGTGACCAGTGGCCGGTGCATctggagcagctgcagcagctgaagcagtgGGCCAAGGACCCGACCTTCCAGCGGGCCGTGGCACGCGTTAAGCAGGAGAACAAGCTGAAGCTGGTCCAGCTGTTGGAGCGCGATTACGGTGTGAAGGTGAACCCGGCCTCGATGTTCGACATCCAGGTGAAGCGTATCCACGAGTACAAGCGCCAGCTGCTCAACTGTCTGCACATCATCACGCTGTACAATCGCATCAAGCGCGATCCGACCGCCAACTTTACGCCCCGTACGATCATGATCGGTGGTAAGGCGGCCCCGGGTTACTACATCGCCAAGCAGATCATCAAACTGATCTGCGCTGTCGGTAACGTGGTGAACAACGATCCAATTGTCGGCGACAAGCTGAAGGTGATCTTCCTCGAGAACTATCGCGTGACGCTGGCCGAGAAGATCATGCCGGCGGCCGATCTGTCGGAGCAGATCTCGACCGCCGGTACGGAGGCGTCCGGTACGGGCAACATGAAGTTCCAGCTGAACGGTGCCCTCACGATCGGCACGCTGGACGGTGCCAACGTGGAGATGGCCGAAGAGATGGGCAACGAGAACATCTTCATCTTCGGTATGACGGTCGACGAGGTGGAGGATCTAAAGTGCCGCGGATACAACGCGTACGATTACTACAACTCCAACCCGGACATCAAGCAGTGCGTCGATCAGATCCAGAGTGGCTTCTTCAGCCCGGGTAATCCGCACGAGTTCCAGGATCTGGCCAATGTGCTGCTCAAGTACGATCGTTACTACCTGTTTGCTGACTACGAGTCATACATCAAGACGCAGGATCGCGTATCGGCCATCTATCAG GATCAAGCGAAGTGGCTGGAGATGTCGATTAACAACATTGCCACGAGTGGCAAGTTCTCCAGCGATCGGACGATCGCCGAATATGGCCGGGAGATCTGGGGTATCGAACCGAGCTGGGAGAAGCTCCCGAATCCGGGCTCCGCCAAGTAA
- the LOC125950390 gene encoding NF-kappa-B inhibitor cactus, translated as MHSSRGPAMSKVSIAAASSEQQQALAAGKKDFCESANTDSGFLSEPNLNSSENVCSSESISEGPAVSGTVPAVAANQKELVVEDSAPDSGMVADIELKAPDCDIMDICERFERLRSTNEQIPWNHQNDMGDTNLHLAIYAENAELVRKLVANLPAPFLNIQNDAAHTALHLAVLMDQPKTVRRLVLAGASLTVRDAYGNTALHLACGQSNLLCAKELLTPLSPSEMQQHHVVGVKVPQNLELWNYDGKTCVHLAAETGSIAILKCLIDAGANINAREGKSGHSALHISIEQGNEDLANFLLDECPRVALDMETYAGLTAYQLALLQNKMLIAKQLTTRGADPTSPPESDIESDSDDELISNYYGANAFSATFPGLSAINVS; from the exons ATGCATTCATCTAGAGGGCCGGCAATGAGTAAAGTTTCGATCGCCGCAGCTTccagcgaacagcagcaggcctTGGCGGCAGGCAAAAAAGATTTCTGTGAAAGTGCCAACACCGACTCGGGGTTCCTTTCCGAGCCTAACCTCAACAGCTCGGAGAACGTTTGCTCCAGCGAGAGCATCTCCGAGGGCCCTGCGGTGAGCGGAACCGTCCCAGCTGTTGCCGCCAACCAGAAGGAGCTCGTCGTCGAAGACTCCGCGCCCGACTCCGGAATGGTGGCGGACATCGAGTTAAAGGCGCCCGATTGCGACATCATGGACATCTGCGAGCGTTTCGAGCGATTGAGAAGCACCAACGAGCAGATTCCCTGGAACCATCAGAATGACATGGGAGATAC TAATTTGCATCTGGCCATCTACGCGGAGAACGCGGAATTGGTAAGGAAACTGGTGGCGAACCTTCCGGCACCGTTCCTCAACATCCAGAACGATGCGGCCCACACCGCGTTGCACCTGGCCGTCCTGATGGATCAACCGAAAACGGTCCGACGattggtgctggctggcgccAGTCTAACGGTACGCGATGCATACGGAAACACCGCGCTCCATCTTGCCTGTGGCCAATCCAATCTGCTTTGTGCAAAGGAACTGCTGACCCCGCTCAGTCCCAGcgaaatgcagcagcatcatgtcgTCGGCGTGAAGGTTCCCCAGAACCTAGAGCTGTGGAATTACGACG GCAAAACGTGCGTGCATTTGGCCGCCGAGACGGGCAGCATAGCGATTCTGAAATGCCTAATCGATGCTGGGGCTAATATTAACGCAAGG GAAGGAAAGTCCGGACATAGTGCGTTGCACATAAGCATCGAGCAGGGCAACGAAGATTTGGCCAACTTCCTGCTGGACGAGTGTCCTCGCGTTGCTCTGGATATGGAAACGTACGCCGGCCTTACGGCCTACCAGCTCGCTctgttgcaaaacaaaatgctgaTCGCGAAGCAACTGACGACACGGGGTGCGGATCCTACGTCGCCACCAGAGAGTGACATCGAATCGGATTCCGATGACGAACTG ATCAGTAACTACTATGGGGCAAATGCGTTCTCCGCAACTTTCCCAGGATTGTCGGCCATAAATGTTTCTTAG
- the LOC125950973 gene encoding 39S ribosomal protein L4, mitochondrial, which produces MLKVFGGLFKAKNPVVNQLSRVNSTAVIPAEWRPPREVWLESLGTVQEQKLGILSLENAVFGASPRIDIVHQNIEWQRKYRFVSFAHSKTRNEVRGGGRKPWPQKGLGRARHGSIRSPLWRGGGIAHGPRSPTTHFYMLPFFNRVLGLVSTLSIKLAQNDLHVVQDLEIPTEDPQYLRDLVSERLWGPSVLFVDSSDILPRNISIGADSINHINLMPVYGLNVYSMLKHNTLVLTESAVRDIERKLIEHLNRNDARSLMSKFQHDK; this is translated from the coding sequence ATGCTCAAAGTTTTCGGAGGATTATTCAAAGCAAAAAACCCGGTGGTAAACCAGTTATCCCGCGTAAATAGTACCGCAGTGATACCCGCGGAATGGCGACCCCCGCGAGAAGTGTGGCTCGAGAGTTTGGGCACGGTGCAGGAACAGAAATTGGGAATCCTCTCGTTGGAAAACGCCGTGTTTGGGGCTTCGCCCAGGATTGATATCGTGCACCAGAACATCGAGTGGCAACGGAAGTATCGATTCGTCAGTTTTGCACACTCGAAAACCAGAAATGAAGTGCGTGGTGGCGGCAGAAAACCTTGGCCTCAGAAAGGTCTGGGTCGAGCCCGGCATGGCTCGATCCGGTCTCCCCTTTGGCGGGGTGGTGGAATCGCACACGGACCTCGTTCGCCGACAACCCATTTCTACATGTTACCGTTTTTCAACCGAGTGCTGGGTCTCGTGTCGACGTTGTCCATAAAACTGGCCCAGAACGATCTGCACGTGGTGCAGGATTTGGAGATCCCGACCGAAGATCCGCAGTACCTGCGAGATTTGGTATCCGAGCGACTGTGGGGCCCTTCAGTGCTGTTTGTCGATTCTTCAGATATCCTCCCGCGGAACATATCTATTGGAGCCGACAGCATCAACCACATCAACCTCATGCCGGTGTACGGATTGAACGTGTACTCGATGctgaaacacaacacactcgtCCTCACGGAGAGCGCCGTGAGGGACATTGAACGAAAATTGATCGAGCATTTGAACCGGAATGATGCGCGTTCTCTTATGAGTAAATTTCAGCACGACAAATAA
- the LOC125950974 gene encoding uncharacterized protein LOC125950974 codes for MSLPLDAGEILTHLNQLGYRNVTAEQLKEFQKDLQKLIKFDTQIYRGHPDAPPENVFERLHSEKTISYRAKQTRATKKTDVIDSSDKENQAEATNKTAAAASARSKDDKSTKMWIRPKSSQSFRRSDPVALYHSYQKDWNKFKLPGENDHSELRWKIRTKLLGE; via the exons ATGTCGCTTCCACTAGACGCGGGGGAAATTCTCACGCATTTAAATCAACTCGGTTATCGTAATGTAACTGCAGAACAGCTAAAAGAGTTTCAAAAAG ACCTGCAAAAACTCATCAAATTCGACACTCAAATTTACCGCGGACATCCGGATGCACCAccggaaaatgtgtttgaacGGTTACACTCCGAGAAAACTATCAGCTACCGGGCAAAGCAGACCCGAGCCACTAAAAAGACTGACGTGATCGATTCCTCCGACAAGGAGAACCAGGCGGAAGCCACCAAcaagactgctgctgctgcatctgctaGGTCTAAGGACGACAAATCTACcaaaatgt GGATACGACCGAAGAGTAGCCAATCGTTTCGACGAAGTGACCCCGTTGCACTGTATCACTCGTATCAAAAAGACTGGAACAAATTTAAGCTCCCCGGAGAGAACGATCACTCAGAGCTGCGCTGGAAGATACGGACCAAGCTGTTGGGAGAGTGA